One Arthrobacter sp. StoSoilB20 DNA segment encodes these proteins:
- a CDS encoding GntR family transcriptional regulator encodes MSAALEALESAPQGTSLAENAYLLLRDRLIMLDIKPGDPINDGQIAAELGIGRTPVREAIKRLESDHLVVSYPRRGTFATGVDITQLAEVSEIRELLEPLASRKAARMASPAMRSELRAVAAAIRDLEGQENSSQELMRYDIQVHRLIYKASANAHLEDVLIRYDNLATRIWCHMLEKMPSVSGHISEHADLLTAIADGDEDRAADLALHHVVSFEETIRKVL; translated from the coding sequence ATGAGCGCAGCACTGGAAGCACTGGAATCAGCTCCACAGGGTACGTCCCTCGCGGAGAACGCCTACCTGCTGTTGCGCGACAGGCTCATCATGCTGGACATCAAGCCGGGCGACCCCATCAATGATGGCCAAATAGCCGCTGAGCTAGGCATTGGACGCACCCCTGTGCGCGAGGCCATCAAGCGCCTCGAAAGCGACCACCTCGTGGTGTCTTACCCCCGGCGAGGCACGTTCGCCACCGGCGTGGACATCACCCAGCTCGCCGAAGTCTCCGAAATCCGCGAGCTCCTGGAACCCCTGGCCTCCCGGAAAGCCGCCCGCATGGCCAGCCCTGCCATGCGCTCCGAACTGAGGGCCGTCGCTGCCGCCATTCGTGATCTCGAAGGCCAGGAGAATTCCTCGCAGGAACTCATGCGCTACGACATCCAGGTCCACAGGCTCATCTACAAAGCCTCCGCCAACGCCCACCTCGAAGACGTCCTGATCCGGTACGACAACCTCGCCACCCGAATCTGGTGCCACATGCTCGAGAAGATGCCCTCCGTCTCCGGCCACATCTCCGAGCACGCCGACCTCCTCACGGCCATAGCCGACGGCGACGAAGACCGCGCCGCCGACCTCGCCCTGCACCACGTAGTGAGCTTCGAAGAGACCATCCGCAAGGTCCTCTAA
- the glyA gene encoding serine hydroxymethyltransferase: MVEPLIRPLAQADPEVDQAIAQELIRQQSTLEMIASENFAPTAVMEAQGSVLTNKYAEGYPGKRYYGGCEHVDVIEQLAIDRLKALFGAEFANVQPHSGAQANASAMHALITPGDTIMGLNLAHGGHLTHGMRINFSGKLYKVVPYGVREDTHTVDMAEVERLALESKPQLIVAGWSAYSRQLDFAEFRRIADLVGAYLMVDMAHFAGLVAAGLHPSPVPHAHIVTSTTHKTLGGPRGGVILTNDADIAKKVDSAVFPGQQGGPLEHVIAAKAVAFKMASEPEFQERQVRVLEGSKILAQRLLQDDVAAAGISVVSGGTDVHLVLADLRNSVLNGQQAEDTLHRIGITVNRNAVPFDPRPPMVSSGLRIGTPALAARGFGAEDFTEVSDIIATALIAAANSGTQADGTKAGTEAGTEAARTEADVSLDETTAVELRRRVTALAEKFPLYPHLNNNGNGAVNETELIGAAQ, translated from the coding sequence ATGGTTGAACCGCTGATCCGCCCGCTTGCACAGGCGGACCCGGAGGTTGATCAGGCGATCGCCCAGGAACTCATCCGCCAGCAGTCCACGCTGGAAATGATCGCCTCTGAGAACTTCGCTCCCACGGCCGTCATGGAGGCCCAGGGCTCGGTGCTGACCAACAAGTACGCCGAAGGCTACCCCGGCAAGCGCTACTACGGCGGCTGCGAACACGTTGATGTGATCGAACAGCTCGCCATTGATCGTCTGAAGGCACTCTTTGGCGCGGAGTTCGCCAACGTCCAGCCCCACTCCGGAGCCCAGGCCAATGCCTCGGCCATGCACGCACTGATCACCCCGGGCGACACCATCATGGGCCTGAACCTCGCCCACGGCGGCCACCTGACCCACGGCATGCGCATCAACTTCTCCGGCAAGTTGTACAAAGTTGTTCCCTATGGCGTCCGCGAGGACACCCACACCGTGGACATGGCTGAAGTTGAACGCCTGGCACTTGAGAGCAAGCCCCAACTGATCGTCGCCGGCTGGTCGGCCTACTCCCGCCAGTTGGACTTCGCTGAATTCCGCCGGATCGCGGACCTGGTGGGCGCCTACCTGATGGTGGACATGGCCCACTTCGCGGGTCTCGTCGCTGCAGGGCTCCACCCGAGCCCGGTGCCGCACGCCCACATCGTCACCAGCACCACCCACAAGACCCTCGGCGGTCCCCGCGGCGGTGTGATCCTGACCAACGACGCCGACATCGCCAAGAAGGTTGACTCTGCCGTCTTCCCGGGCCAGCAGGGCGGTCCGTTGGAGCACGTCATCGCCGCGAAGGCCGTGGCTTTCAAGATGGCATCCGAGCCGGAATTCCAGGAACGCCAGGTCCGCGTCCTTGAAGGCTCCAAGATCCTGGCCCAGCGCCTCCTCCAGGACGACGTTGCTGCAGCCGGCATCTCCGTTGTCAGCGGCGGAACCGACGTCCACCTGGTGCTGGCCGACCTCCGCAACTCCGTCCTTAACGGCCAGCAGGCAGAAGACACCCTGCACCGGATCGGCATCACAGTCAACCGCAATGCCGTCCCCTTCGACCCCCGCCCGCCCATGGTTTCCTCCGGCCTGCGCATCGGCACTCCCGCCCTCGCCGCCCGCGGTTTCGGTGCCGAGGACTTCACTGAAGTCTCGGACATCATTGCGACGGCGTTGATCGCCGCAGCGAACAGCGGCACCCAAGCCGACGGCACGAAAGCAGGCACTGAGGCAGGCACCGAAGCAGCCCGCACCGAAGCCGACGTGTCCCTGGACGAAACCACCGCCGTCGAGCTCCGCCGCCGCGTAACCGCCCTGGCGGAGAAGTTCCCGCTTTACCCCCACCTGAACAACAACGGCAATGGCGCCGTAAACGAAACAGAACTGATTGGAGCAGCCCAGTGA
- a CDS encoding sarcosine oxidase subunit beta family protein has product MSADHLPEHPDFLWRNPDPKKSYDAVIVGGGGHGLATAYFLAKNHGMTNIAILEKGWLAGGNMARNTTIIRSNYLWDESAAIYEHALKLWEILPEELEYDFLFSQRGVMNLAHTLGDVRESVRRVGANRLNGVDAEWLDPQQVKELCPILNISDNIRYPVMGATYQPRAGIAKHDHVAWAFARKCDELGVDIIQNCEVTGFIKDGNRVTGVKTTRGTINTEKVGLCAAGHSSVLAEMAGFRLPIQSHPLQALVSELHEPVHPTVVMSNHVHVYVSQAHKGELVMGAGVDSYNGYGQRGSFHVIEEQMAAAVELFPIFARAHVLRTWGGIVDTTLDASPIVGLSPVENMFVNCGWGTGGFKGTPAAGLTFAHTIATGAPHKLNKPFALERFETGALIDEHGAAAVAH; this is encoded by the coding sequence GTGAGTGCCGACCACCTCCCCGAACACCCGGACTTCCTCTGGCGTAACCCGGACCCGAAGAAAAGCTATGACGCCGTGATTGTGGGTGGTGGCGGGCATGGCCTGGCCACTGCGTACTTCCTGGCGAAAAACCACGGCATGACCAACATCGCCATCCTGGAAAAGGGTTGGCTGGCCGGTGGAAACATGGCCCGCAACACCACCATCATCCGTTCCAACTACCTCTGGGACGAGAGCGCTGCCATTTACGAGCACGCCCTCAAGCTCTGGGAGATCCTCCCGGAAGAGCTGGAGTACGACTTCCTGTTCAGCCAGCGCGGCGTGATGAACCTGGCACACACCCTGGGTGACGTCCGCGAAAGCGTTCGCCGCGTAGGAGCCAACCGCCTCAACGGCGTGGACGCAGAATGGCTGGACCCGCAGCAGGTCAAGGAACTCTGCCCCATCCTGAACATCAGCGACAACATCCGCTACCCCGTCATGGGCGCCACGTACCAGCCGCGTGCAGGCATCGCCAAGCACGACCACGTGGCCTGGGCCTTCGCCCGCAAGTGCGACGAACTCGGTGTGGACATCATCCAGAACTGCGAAGTCACCGGCTTCATCAAGGACGGCAACCGGGTCACCGGCGTCAAGACCACCCGCGGCACCATCAACACCGAAAAGGTGGGCCTCTGCGCCGCCGGGCACAGCTCGGTCCTGGCAGAAATGGCCGGCTTCCGCCTGCCGATCCAGAGCCACCCGCTCCAGGCTTTGGTGTCCGAGCTTCACGAACCTGTCCACCCCACGGTGGTCATGTCCAACCACGTCCACGTGTACGTCTCCCAGGCCCACAAGGGCGAACTGGTGATGGGCGCCGGCGTCGACTCCTACAACGGCTACGGCCAGCGTGGCTCATTCCATGTGATCGAGGAGCAGATGGCAGCAGCCGTGGAGCTCTTCCCGATCTTCGCCCGGGCCCATGTGCTCCGGACCTGGGGCGGCATCGTGGACACCACCTTGGATGCCTCGCCGATCGTTGGTCTGTCCCCGGTGGAGAACATGTTCGTCAACTGTGGTTGGGGAACCGGCGGCTTCAAGGGCACCCCGGCCGCGGGCCTGACCTTCGCGCACACCATTGCAACGGGTGCACCCCACAAGCTGAACAAGCCCTTTGCTCTGGAACGCTTCGAGACCGGCGCCTTGATCGACGAACACGGCGCCGCAGCCGTGGCCCACTAG
- a CDS encoding sarcosine oxidase subunit delta yields the protein MLLISCPNCGPRDETEFHYGGQAHVAYPESPNDLTDREWAEYLFYRENTKGTFAERWVHSTGCRQWFNMLRDTVSYEIHSIYGMGQARPDIPSAGTSKSETTQPGEFTQTGEFGQTEPGLAPGAPTTGVPISGSTAPTSSEGV from the coding sequence ATGCTCCTCATTTCATGCCCCAACTGCGGGCCACGCGACGAAACCGAATTCCACTACGGCGGCCAAGCACACGTTGCCTACCCCGAAAGCCCCAACGACCTCACGGACCGCGAATGGGCTGAATACCTGTTCTACCGTGAGAACACCAAGGGAACCTTCGCCGAGCGCTGGGTCCACAGCACCGGCTGCCGTCAGTGGTTCAACATGCTCCGCGACACCGTGAGCTACGAGATCCACTCCATTTACGGGATGGGCCAGGCCCGCCCGGACATCCCAAGCGCCGGGACCAGCAAGAGTGAAACCACCCAGCCGGGTGAGTTCACCCAGACCGGGGAATTCGGCCAAACCGAACCCGGCCTCGCCCCCGGAGCCCCAACCACCGGCGTCCCCATCTCCGGCTCCACAGCACCCACCTCCTCGGAAGGAGTCTAG
- a CDS encoding sarcosine oxidase subunit alpha family protein: MTSKNARLATGGRIDRSISWRFTVDGREFTGHPGDTVASALLANGHINAGNSLYEDRPRGIMAAGVEESNALVKIAPRFRGHVAESMLPATAVSLVDGMNIELLSGLGKLDPNEDKAEYDKKYVHTDVLVVGGGVAGLAAAREAVRTGARVILIDDQPELGGSLLSGSTAPELAEQIEGKPALEWVADVEAELVSAGECTVLNRTTAFGSYDSNYFIAAQNRTDHLSVPAASGVSRQRIWHIRAKQVVLAPGAHERPLVFENNDRPGIMLASAARTYLNRYAVAAGSRVVISTTNDSTYALAADLQAAGVAVAAVVDARPQISAKAAAAVESGIRVLIGSAVADTSADENGRLNGVTVRSINDDGELTSGVEQLAADLLAVSGGWSPVVHLHSQRQGKLRWDDELAAFIPAAPVRDQQVVGAGRGSFELQDCLAEGISAGAAASIAAGFESETTPLELQAPKASAPSRQLWLVPGQTGEPGEWHYHFVDFQRDQSVADVLRSTGAGMRSVEHVKRYTSISTANDQGKTSGVNAIGVIAAALKFGGAENIPGVGEIGTTAYRAPFTPVAFAALAGRQRGELFDPARVTSIHPWHVAQGALFEDVGQWKRPWYYPQGSEDMDTAVLRECAAVRDSVGFMDATTLGKIEIRGKDAGEFLNRVYTNAFKKLAPGSARYGVMCTLDGMIFDDGVTLRLDDDRYFMTTTTGGAAKVLDWLEEWHQTEWPELDVVCTSVTEQWSTIAVVGPKSRAVIAKVAPQLAENGGLDAENFPFMTFRETTLASGVQARVCRISFSGELAYEINIPSWYGLNTWEAVAAAGAEFNITPYGTETMHVLRAEKGYPIVGQDTDGTVTPQDAGMDWIVSKAKDFIGKRSYLRQDASREDRKHLVSVLPVDHSLRLPEGTQLVEKGIPVNPANGPVPMEGFVTSSYHSAALGRSFALALIQNGRNRVGETLVASLGDQLVDVVVGETVLFDAEGTRKDG; this comes from the coding sequence GTGACCAGCAAGAACGCACGCCTCGCCACCGGCGGACGCATCGATCGCAGCATCTCCTGGCGCTTCACGGTGGACGGCCGGGAATTCACCGGCCACCCGGGTGACACCGTCGCTTCGGCGCTTCTGGCCAACGGCCACATCAACGCCGGCAACTCCCTGTACGAGGACCGCCCCCGCGGCATCATGGCCGCAGGCGTGGAAGAGTCCAACGCCTTGGTCAAGATCGCTCCCCGTTTCCGCGGACACGTTGCCGAGTCCATGCTTCCGGCCACCGCAGTTTCCTTGGTGGATGGCATGAACATTGAGCTCCTCTCCGGACTGGGCAAACTGGATCCCAACGAGGACAAGGCCGAGTACGACAAGAAGTACGTCCACACCGACGTCCTGGTAGTTGGCGGCGGAGTTGCCGGCCTGGCAGCAGCCCGCGAAGCTGTCCGCACCGGTGCCCGCGTCATCCTCATTGACGATCAGCCTGAACTTGGCGGCTCCCTGCTGTCCGGTTCCACGGCCCCGGAACTCGCAGAGCAGATCGAAGGCAAGCCGGCCCTGGAATGGGTTGCCGACGTTGAAGCCGAGCTGGTGTCGGCCGGCGAATGCACGGTGCTGAACCGCACCACTGCGTTCGGTTCCTACGATTCCAACTACTTCATCGCCGCCCAGAACCGCACGGACCACCTGAGCGTTCCGGCAGCTTCGGGCGTCTCCCGCCAGCGTATTTGGCACATCCGTGCCAAGCAGGTTGTCCTGGCTCCCGGCGCCCATGAGCGTCCGCTGGTGTTCGAGAACAACGACCGCCCCGGCATCATGCTCGCCTCAGCGGCCCGCACCTACCTCAACCGTTACGCCGTGGCAGCCGGTTCGCGCGTGGTCATCAGCACCACGAACGATTCCACTTACGCCCTGGCTGCGGACCTGCAGGCAGCAGGCGTGGCGGTTGCCGCCGTCGTCGATGCCCGTCCGCAGATCAGCGCGAAGGCCGCCGCCGCCGTCGAGTCCGGTATCCGGGTCCTGATCGGCAGCGCCGTGGCTGATACGTCCGCGGATGAAAACGGCCGCCTGAATGGGGTGACCGTCCGCAGTATCAACGACGACGGCGAACTCACCTCGGGCGTCGAACAGCTGGCTGCCGATCTCCTTGCAGTTTCCGGTGGTTGGAGCCCTGTGGTCCACCTCCACAGCCAGCGCCAGGGCAAGCTGCGTTGGGATGACGAGCTCGCAGCGTTCATCCCCGCCGCTCCCGTTCGTGACCAACAGGTTGTGGGCGCAGGCCGTGGCAGCTTTGAACTCCAGGACTGCCTGGCAGAGGGCATCTCGGCGGGAGCGGCAGCATCCATCGCCGCCGGCTTTGAATCCGAAACCACTCCGTTGGAGCTCCAGGCACCCAAGGCAAGCGCTCCGAGCCGCCAGCTGTGGCTGGTTCCCGGCCAAACAGGTGAGCCCGGCGAATGGCACTACCACTTCGTTGACTTCCAGCGCGACCAGTCCGTAGCCGACGTCCTCCGCTCCACCGGCGCAGGCATGCGGTCCGTGGAGCACGTCAAGCGGTACACCTCCATCAGCACGGCCAATGATCAGGGCAAGACCTCCGGCGTCAACGCAATCGGTGTGATCGCCGCAGCCCTGAAGTTCGGCGGAGCAGAGAATATCCCCGGTGTTGGCGAGATCGGAACCACGGCATACCGTGCTCCGTTCACGCCCGTGGCCTTCGCAGCATTGGCCGGCCGCCAGCGTGGGGAACTGTTCGATCCCGCCCGCGTCACCTCCATCCACCCGTGGCACGTTGCCCAGGGCGCATTGTTCGAAGATGTTGGACAGTGGAAGCGCCCCTGGTACTACCCGCAGGGCAGCGAAGACATGGACACGGCCGTCCTGCGTGAATGCGCAGCCGTCCGCGACTCCGTGGGCTTCATGGACGCCACCACCCTGGGCAAGATCGAGATCCGTGGCAAGGACGCCGGAGAATTCCTGAACCGGGTTTACACCAACGCGTTCAAGAAGCTCGCCCCGGGATCCGCCCGCTACGGCGTCATGTGCACCTTGGACGGCATGATCTTCGACGACGGCGTGACCCTGCGCCTGGACGATGACCGCTACTTCATGACCACCACCACCGGCGGCGCAGCCAAGGTGCTGGACTGGTTGGAAGAGTGGCACCAGACGGAGTGGCCCGAGCTCGATGTGGTCTGCACGTCCGTCACCGAACAATGGAGCACCATTGCCGTCGTCGGCCCGAAATCCCGCGCCGTGATCGCGAAGGTTGCTCCCCAGCTCGCCGAAAACGGTGGCCTGGATGCCGAAAACTTCCCGTTCATGACGTTCCGCGAGACCACCCTGGCGTCCGGAGTGCAGGCACGCGTTTGCCGGATCTCCTTCTCCGGTGAACTGGCCTATGAAATCAACATCCCGTCCTGGTACGGCCTCAACACCTGGGAAGCAGTTGCCGCCGCAGGTGCCGAGTTCAACATCACCCCGTACGGCACCGAAACCATGCACGTCCTCCGCGCCGAGAAGGGCTACCCGATCGTGGGGCAGGACACCGATGGCACGGTCACCCCGCAGGACGCCGGCATGGATTGGATTGTCTCCAAGGCCAAGGACTTCATCGGCAAGCGCTCCTACCTCCGGCAGGATGCAAGCCGCGAGGACCGCAAGCACCTGGTGAGCGTCCTTCCCGTGGACCACTCGCTGCGGTTGCCCGAAGGCACGCAGCTGGTGGAAAAGGGCATCCCGGTCAACCCGGCTAACGGACCCGTCCCCATGGAGGGATTTGTAACCTCCAGCTACCACAGCGCCGCACTGGGCCGTTCCTTCGCCCTGGCCCTCATTCAAAACGGCCGCAACCGCGTCGGCGAGACCCTGGTGGCCTCGCTGGGAGACCAATTGGTGGACGTGGTTGTTGGCGAAACCGTACTTTTCGATGCTGAAGGGACCCGCAAAGATGGCTGA
- a CDS encoding sarcosine oxidase subunit gamma family protein has translation MAETATPAETAHVNRVRGARRSPAQHLADAFTSGSVPGTVTLTEIPYQTMVGVRVHPASDAGTRVASVTGGLPATCGEVTGAGSVNALWLGPTEFLVVAPEEAHDSLGGSLVSDLTSALGNDAGQVVDLSANRTTFELSGSHARAVLEKTCALDLHPRVFRAGTAVSTELAHIPVMLWKTSEESYRIFPRASFADFLGRWLLDAMREYASPEVP, from the coding sequence ATGGCTGAAACAGCAACACCAGCAGAAACCGCACACGTCAACCGCGTCCGGGGTGCCCGCCGCAGTCCGGCCCAACACCTGGCTGACGCTTTCACTTCCGGCTCCGTGCCGGGCACGGTGACTCTCACCGAAATCCCGTACCAAACCATGGTGGGCGTCCGGGTTCACCCAGCGTCCGACGCCGGTACCCGGGTTGCGTCCGTGACCGGCGGCTTGCCGGCCACCTGCGGTGAGGTGACGGGGGCCGGTTCCGTGAACGCGCTATGGCTTGGCCCCACCGAGTTCCTGGTGGTAGCTCCGGAGGAAGCACACGATTCCCTGGGTGGTTCCCTGGTCAGCGACTTGACCTCGGCATTGGGCAACGACGCAGGCCAGGTGGTGGACCTGTCCGCCAACCGCACCACGTTCGAGCTCTCCGGCAGCCACGCCCGGGCAGTGCTGGAGAAGACCTGCGCCTTGGACCTGCACCCCCGCGTCTTCAGGGCCGGAACCGCCGTCTCCACTGAACTCGCGCACATTCCGGTGATGCTCTGGAAGACCTCGGAGGAGTCCTACCGGATCTTTCCCCGGGCTTCCTTTGCCGACTTCCTGGGACGCTGGCTCCTTGACGCCATGCGGGAGTACGCCTCCCCAGAGGTCCCCTGA
- a CDS encoding L-serine ammonia-lyase, with translation MALSVLDLFSVGIGPSSSHTVGPMRAAKQFTDGLESSGQLPATVRVQAELFGSLGATGRGHGSDKAVILGLQGHSPETVNTHTADDQVAAAALDAELRLGGNHRVDFNWDEDVVLHRRKSLPAHPNGMTFRALDHTGTVLRERSYYSIGGGFVVDGDVSGADKVVADDTVLPYPFTTADELLAICVREGKSISDIMLANELVWRTEDELRERLLSIWAVMQECVENGCSAEGILPGGLKVRRRAPSLFKKLSETDAELNGASSADPLLAMEWVNLFALAVNEENAAGGRIVTAPTNGAAGIVPAVLHYYTKFVPGANDDGVVRFLLAAAAVGILFKINASISGAEVGCQGEVGSACSMAAAGLCEVLGGTPEQVENAAEVGIEHNLGLTCDPVGGLVQIPCIERNAIASVKAINAARLALHGDGSHKVSLDKAIKTMRETGADMKSKYKETSRGGLAVNVVEC, from the coding sequence ATGGCACTGAGTGTGCTTGACCTGTTTTCTGTTGGCATCGGGCCGTCCTCTTCCCACACGGTCGGCCCCATGCGCGCGGCAAAACAGTTCACGGACGGACTTGAATCCTCCGGCCAGCTCCCGGCTACGGTGCGCGTCCAGGCTGAGCTTTTCGGCTCCCTGGGCGCCACCGGCCGGGGCCACGGCTCAGACAAAGCCGTGATTCTGGGGCTGCAAGGCCACTCACCCGAAACCGTGAACACCCACACAGCCGATGACCAGGTGGCCGCCGCGGCCCTCGACGCCGAACTCCGGCTGGGCGGCAACCACCGGGTGGACTTCAACTGGGACGAGGACGTGGTCCTGCACCGCCGCAAGTCGTTGCCGGCCCACCCCAACGGCATGACCTTCCGCGCCCTGGACCACACGGGCACCGTGCTCCGGGAACGCAGCTACTACTCCATCGGGGGCGGCTTCGTGGTGGACGGGGACGTCTCCGGAGCCGACAAAGTAGTAGCCGATGACACCGTCCTGCCCTACCCCTTCACCACGGCGGACGAGTTGCTGGCCATCTGCGTCCGGGAAGGCAAGTCGATCTCGGACATCATGCTGGCCAACGAACTCGTCTGGCGCACTGAGGACGAGCTCCGCGAACGGCTGCTCAGCATTTGGGCTGTCATGCAGGAATGCGTGGAGAACGGCTGCTCTGCCGAGGGAATCCTGCCGGGAGGCCTGAAGGTCAGGCGACGGGCGCCGTCGTTGTTCAAGAAGCTTTCCGAGACGGACGCCGAGCTGAACGGAGCAAGTTCAGCGGACCCCCTCCTGGCCATGGAATGGGTCAACCTCTTCGCCTTGGCCGTGAACGAGGAAAACGCCGCGGGCGGCAGGATTGTCACCGCGCCCACCAATGGTGCCGCCGGGATTGTGCCCGCCGTGCTGCACTATTACACCAAGTTTGTTCCGGGAGCCAACGACGACGGTGTCGTGCGGTTCCTGCTGGCGGCGGCCGCCGTCGGAATCCTGTTCAAAATCAACGCCTCCATCTCCGGCGCCGAAGTGGGCTGCCAGGGCGAGGTGGGCTCCGCCTGCTCGATGGCCGCCGCCGGGCTCTGCGAAGTCCTGGGTGGAACGCCGGAGCAAGTGGAGAATGCCGCTGAAGTGGGCATCGAACACAACCTCGGCCTCACGTGCGATCCCGTGGGCGGGCTGGTGCAGATTCCCTGCATCGAACGCAATGCGATCGCCAGCGTCAAGGCCATCAATGCCGCGCGCCTTGCCCTGCATGGCGATGGCAGCCACAAAGTATCGCTGGACAAAGCCATCAAGACCATGCGCGAGACCGGCGCAGACATGAAATCCAAGTACAAGGAGACCTCCCGTGGAGGCCTCGCCGTCAACGTAGTGGAGTGCTAG